A single window of Maylandia zebra isolate NMK-2024a linkage group LG2, Mzebra_GT3a, whole genome shotgun sequence DNA harbors:
- the LOC143420786 gene encoding uncharacterized protein LOC143420786 encodes MSSTQKDQHGARSQRSQEADKPHRRKGEKKHTCDECGKGFTVRAKLKQHQVIHTGERPFSCDLCGKSFSLKGYLKTHQLIHSGVKAYSCDQCGRAFTHSSHLQRHLVTHSGIKAYSCDICGKTFSQRGSRNTHLRIHTRHDVYCCEQCGKEFTTDAQLQRHMFTHTEERPYQCDLCEKTFKSPRYLRQHQQIHTRKRLYKCSYCEKQSDTDGSSSQPCHHCGGGKDFHCDLCGKTFSQQKALKVHQRRHTGDKLKYCKECGRSFTTSHRLKRHELIHSGVKKHLCDQCGSSFTTAGQLKTHKRVHTGEKPHKCRHCDRSFSHSGNRNIHERGHMEGNYSCDQCDKSFRNLSSYSAHKRSHVTNKLFHCYQCAQTFTSLSALCKHQRDHSGLKSLPSLNHSESEDTERSSGFCVRLKKLEIRLHRVQIESFKLVLN; translated from the exons atgagctcaacacagaag gaccaacatggagccagaagtcagcgctctcaggaggccgacaaacctcacagaagaaagggagagaaaaaacacacctgtgacgagtgtgggaagggttttactgtgagggctaaactaaaacagcatcaggtcatccacactggagagagaccgttcagctgtgacttgtgtggaaagtctttttccttgaagggttacctaaaaacacaccaactcatccacagtggagttaaagcgtacagctgtgatcagtgtggcagagcttttactcacagtagccacttacagaggcatctagttacccactctggaattaaggcatacagctgtgacatctgtggaaaaactttcagccagagagggagccgaaatacacacctacgcattcacaccagacatgatgtgtactgctgtgaacagtgtggcaaagagtttacaacagacgcacagttacaacgacacatgtttacccacactgaggagagaccttatcaatgtgacctgtgtgagaagacttttaaatctccacgttacctgagacaacaccaacagatccacaccagaaagagactctacaagtgcagttactgtgag aagcagagcgacacagatggatccagttctcaaccctgtcatcactgtggtggtgggaaagactttcattgtgacctctgtggaaaaactttcagtcagcaaaaggccctaaaagtacatcaacgtagacacactggagacaaactgaaatactgcaaagaatgtgggagaagcttcaccacatcaCATCGCTTAAaacgacatgaactgattcacagtggggttaaaaagcacctctgtgatcagtgtgggtcatccttcaccactgcaggtcagcttaaaacacacaaacgagtccacacaggagagaaaccacacaagtgcagacactgtgacagaagcttctcacattcaggtaatcgtaacattcatgaacgtggacacatggaaggaaactacagctgtgaccagtgtgacaagagcttcaggaatctcagttcatactctgcacacaaacgatcccacgttactaataaactgtttcactgttaccaatgtgcccaaacattcacctcattgtctgctctgtgcaaacatcagcgcgatcactcagggctgaaatcactcccatcactgaatcacagtgaatctgaagacacagaaagatcctctggtttctgtgtcagactcaaaaagcttgagatcaggctccacagagttcagatagaatcatttaaacttgtgttgaactga